A stretch of the Leucoraja erinacea ecotype New England chromosome 40, Leri_hhj_1, whole genome shotgun sequence genome encodes the following:
- the LOC129714776 gene encoding HIG1 domain family member 1C-like isoform X1 gives MPPSNNSWSSSQDDNEGSKLLRKSKESPFIPIGIAGCLAVVVLGLQRLRKTEQKLSVHLIHMRVAGQGFVVGAITLGVVYSMYNDYFRKPRHG, from the exons ATGCCACCCTCAAATAATTCTTGGTCCTCATCTCAGGATGACAACGAAGGTTCCAAGCTTCTGAGAAAGTCAAAAGAGTCACCGTTCATTCCAATAG GTATCGCCGGATGTCTTGCTGTTGTGGTGCTGGGTTTACAAAGACTGCGCAAAACAGAACAGAAGCTGTCGGTACATCTCATCCACATGAGAGTGGCTGGTCAAGGCTTTGTGGTGGGAGCGATTACGTTGG GTGTCGTCTACTCCATGTACAATGATTACTTCAGGAAACCTCGACATGGATAG
- the LOC129714776 gene encoding HIG1 domain family member 1C-like isoform X2 produces MSVWSFYALPVTCVDFLRDLRFPLTIQRLTGIAGCLAVVVLGLQRLRKTEQKLSVHLIHMRVAGQGFVVGAITLGVVYSMYNDYFRKPRHG; encoded by the exons atgtctgtatggagtttctacgctctccccgtgacctgcgtggattttctccgagatcttcggtttcctctcactatccaaagacttacag GTATCGCCGGATGTCTTGCTGTTGTGGTGCTGGGTTTACAAAGACTGCGCAAAACAGAACAGAAGCTGTCGGTACATCTCATCCACATGAGAGTGGCTGGTCAAGGCTTTGTGGTGGGAGCGATTACGTTGG GTGTCGTCTACTCCATGTACAATGATTACTTCAGGAAACCTCGACATGGATAG